A window of Oncorhynchus kisutch isolate 150728-3 linkage group LG10, Okis_V2, whole genome shotgun sequence contains these coding sequences:
- the LOC109898704 gene encoding 17-beta-hydroxysteroid dehydrogenase 14 — protein MSGSTLRYGDKVVIVTGGSKGIGRGIVKVFVENGAKVVFCARGVAAGQALEAELNRAGPGSCKFVPCDISKEEDIKRLISVTVEHYGQIDCLVNNAGWHPPHKPTDDTTADEFRDLLNLNLISYFLASKYALPHLRQRQGNIINLSSLVGSIGQKNAAPYVATKGAIIAMTKAMAVDESRYQVRVNCISPGNVMTPLWEELAGQTADTLATIKEGENAQLLGRMGTEAESGLAALYLAADATFCTGIDLLLSGGAELNYGYKSQVP, from the exons ATGTCAGGCAGTACATTGCGTTACGGAGACAAAGTTGTCATTGTGACCGGCGGGTCCAAAGGGATTGGTAGAGGGATTGTCAAAGTATTCG TGGAGAATGGAGCCAAAGTTGTATTCTGTGCAAGAGGGG TGGCAGCAGGACAGGCTCTAGAGGCCGAGCTGAACAGGGCAGGGCCAGGGTCATGCAAATTTGTACCTTGTGACATCTCCAAAGAGGAGGACATCAAG AGGTTGATTTCAGTGACAGTGGAGCATTATGGTCAAATAGACTGTCTGGTCAACAATGCTGGGTGGC ACCCACCTCATAAACCCACAGATGACACTACTGCAGATGAGTTCAGAGATCTTTTGAATCTTAACCTCATCAGTTACTTCCTGGCCTCCAAA TATGCCCTGCCCCACCTGCGACAGCGACAGGGGAACATCATTAACTTGTCCAGTCTGGTGGGCTCCATTGGTCAGAAAAATGCAGCACCATATGTAGCCACTAAG GGGGCGATCATTGCCATGACAAAAGCCATGGCTGTAGATGAGAGTCGATACCAAGTGAGAGTCAACTG CATCTCCCCTGGTAATGTGATGACACCTCTGTGGGAGGAGCTGGCTGGACAGACTGCAGATACCTTAGCTACCATTAAAGAAGGAGAGAACGCTCAG CTGCTTGGTCGAATGGGGACAGAAGCTGAGAGTGGGTTGGCTGCTCTGTACCTGGCTGCTGATGCTACGTTCTGCACTGGGATAGACCTGCTGCTTAGTGGAGGGGCAGAACTCAACTACGGCTACAAGAGCCAGGTCCCATGA
- the LOC109897403 gene encoding potassium voltage-gated channel subfamily A member 1, with protein sequence MTDQGMENHDKGGGEGGGEGDKKHLPEEVSESDKETKDQRNKAEKGEKETENNGSEKERVEGKRESCRRSGSLWRGGWALTERLAINVSGMRYETQLRTLAQFPDSLLGDPNRRIRYFDPLRNELFLDRNRNCFDAILYFYQSGGRLRRPANVPLDVFLDELRFYELGEEIMERFKEDEGFPKEEVPALPENEMQRKVWMLFEHPESSSGARIIAIISVMVIVVSIAIFCLETLPDFRNEKELREKFTYQPHPTIPNITILVPPTGSAFHDPFFQVETICIFWFSFELIMRLASSPSKLHFFKDVMNTIDFLAIIPFFVTLGTELARDKTSNKDPGMSLAIIRVIRLVRVFRIFKLSRHSKGLQILGQTLKASLRELALLIFFLFIGVILFSSAVYFAEADSPDTVFTSIPEAFWWAVVSMTTVGYGDMYPTTLGGKLVGSMCAIAGVLTISLPVPVIVSNFSYFYHRETECLEKISEYTHISTSLWEGEDEEGDEGEGDYTPLYVGDCKGICNPLNGTLLSGLCAGQDGWENKGNVYLREPLVTQV encoded by the exons ATGACAGACCAAGGAATGGAGAACCATGACAAGGgtggaggtgaaggaggaggagaaggagacaagaAACATCTCCCAGAGGAGGTGAGCGAGAGCGACAAGGAGACCAAGGACCAGCGCAACAAGgcggagaagggagagaaggagacagagaacaATGGCAGTGAAAAGGAGAGGGTTGAGGGGAAAAGGGAAAGCTGTCGTCGCTCAGGCTCCCTGTGGAGGGGGGGCTGGGCCCTGACGGAGCGGCTAGCCATCAACGTGTCAGGGATGCGCTACGAGACACAGCTCCGCACTCTGGCCCAGTTCCCTGACTCCCTCCTGGGGGACCCTAACCGCAGAATTCGCTACTTTGACCCTCTGCGCAATGAGCTGTTCCTGGACCGGAACCGGAACTGCTTTGACGCCATCCTCTACTTCTACCAGTCTGGCGGGCGGCTGCGGCGGCCTGCTAACGTGCCCCTGGATGTGTTCTTAGATGAGCTGCGCTTCTATGAGCTTGGTGAGGAGATCATGGAACGCTTCAAGGAGGATGAGGGCTTCCCCAAGGAAGAGGTGCCTGCGCTGCCTGAGAACGAGATGCAGAGGAAGGTTTGGATGCTTTTTGAGCACCCAGAATCCTCCTCGGGCGCACGCATCATCGCCATCATCAGCGTCATGGTCATTGTGGTGTCCATCGCCATCTTCTGCTTGGAGACGCTGCCTGACTTCAGGAACGAGAAGGAGCTCCGAGAG aaATTCACCTACCAGCCCCATCCTACCATCCCCAACATCACCATCCTGGTCCCTCCCACTGGCAGTGCTTTCCATGACCCCTTCTTCCAGGTGGAGACCATATGTATCTTCTGGTTCTCCTTTGAGCTCATTATGCGCTTAGCCAGCTCCCCCAGTAAGCTCCACTTCTTCAAGGACGTGATGAACACTATCGACTTCCTCGCCATCATTCCCTTCTTCGTCACTCTGGGCACAGAGCTGGCCAGGGACAAAACCTCCAACAAGGACCCGGGCATGTCTTTGGCCATCATCAGGGTCATTAGGCTGGTCAGGGTGTTCAGGATCTTCAAGCTGTCGCGTCACTCCAAGGGCCTGCAGATCCTGGGCCAGACTCTGAAGGCCAGCCTGAGAGAGCTGGCCCTGCTCATCTTCTTCCTCTTCATCGGAGTCATCCTCTTCTCCAGCGCTGTCTACTTCGCCGAGGCGGACAGCCCCGACACGGTGTTCACCAGCATCCCCGAGGCTTTCTGGTGGGCCGTGGTCTCCATGACGACAGTGGGCTACGGGGACATGTACCCTACGACTCTGGGGGGCAAGCTGGTGGGCTCCATGTGTGCCATCGCTGGTGTGCTCACCATCTCCCTGCCAGTCCCCGTCATTGTGTCCAACTTCAGCTACTTCTATCACCGAGAGACGGAGTGTCTCGAGAAAATCAGTGAGTACACCCACATCAGCACCTCTCTCTGGgagggtgaggatgaggagggagacgAAGGGGAGGGAGATTACACTCCCCTGTATGTGGGCGACTGCAAGGGAATCTGTAACCCCCTCAATGGGACACTGCTGTCAGGACTGTGTGCGGGGCAGGACGGGTGGGAGAACAAAGGCAACGTGTACCTCAGGGAACCCCTGGTCACTCAGGTGTGA